Proteins encoded in a region of the Ursus arctos isolate Adak ecotype North America unplaced genomic scaffold, UrsArc2.0 scaffold_2, whole genome shotgun sequence genome:
- the RBAK gene encoding RB-associated KRAB zinc finger protein isoform X2: MLENYSHLVSVGYDSTKPKVILKLEQGEEPWVAEGELPCQNHPEEVWKVDDLIERIPGSEDEHSRQAISINGKTPIEERENAFDKMCNVETGLVPSSVTSHTCVSCGKNLESTSELIISDGSYARKKPDECSECGKMYHGGKPYECNQNGDGYSQNEGNILQKIHILEKPFEYNECMEALDNEAVFLAHKRAYMGEKPYEWNDSGSDFIQMSNFNVYQRSQMELKPFECSECGKSFCKKSKLIIHQRAHTGEKPYECNVCGKSFSQKGTLTVHRRSHLEEKPYKCNECGKTFCQKLHLTQHLRTHSGEKPYECNECGKTFCQKTHLTLHQRNHSGERPYPCNECGKSFSRKSALSDHQRTHTGEKLYKCNECGKSYYRKSTLITHQRTHTGEKPYQCSECGKFFSRVSYLTIHYRSHLEEKPYECNECGKTFNLNSAFIRHRKVHTDEKPHECSECGKLSQFSYLTDHPAALLGDKPYECSECGKIFLDSSAFSGHQSLPKGEKSYECNICGKLFSELSYYTIHYRSHSEEKPYGCSECGKTFSHNSSLFRHQRVHTGEKPYECYECGKFFSQKSYLTIHHRIHSGEKPYECSKCGKVFSRMSNLTVHYRSHSGEKPYECNECGKVFSQKSYLTVHYRTHSGEKPYECNECGKKFHHRSAFNSHQRIHRRGNVNVLDVENLL; encoded by the coding sequence AAGAAGTCTGGAAAGTTGATGACCTGATAGAGAGAATCCCAGGAAGTGAAGATGAACATTCAAGGCAAGCTATTTCTATCAACGGCAAAACCCcgattgaagagagagagaatgcatttGATAAAATGTGTAATGTGGAAACAGGTCTTGTTCCTTCAAGCGTAACATCTCATACTTGTGTCTCATGTGGAAAGAATTTAGAGTCTACTTCAGAATTAATTATTAGTGATGGAAGCTATGCAAGAAAGAAACCTGATGAGTGTAGTGAATGTGGGAAGATGTACCACGGAgggaaaccctatgaatgtaatcAAAATGGGGACGGCTATTCTCAAAATGAAGGGAATATTCTTCAGAAAATTCATATTTTGGAGAAACCCTTTGAATATAATGAATGCATGGAAGCCTTAGACAATGAAGCTGTTTTCCTGGCTCATAAGAGAGCTTATATGGGGGAAAAGCCCTATGAGTGGAATGACTCTGGGTCAGATTTCATCCAGATGTCAAATTTTAATGTATACCAGAGATCGCAGATGGAATTGAAACCCTTTGAATGCAGCGAATGTGGAAAATCCTTCTGTAAAAAGTCAAAGTTAATCATACATCAGAGGgcccacacaggagagaaaccttatgaatgtaaCGTATGTGGGAAATCCTTCAGCCAAAAGGGGACCCTCACTGTGCATCGCAGATCACACTTAGAGGAGAAGCCCTATAAATGTAACGAGTGTGGGAAAACCTTCTGTCAGAAGTTACATCTCACCCAACACCTGAGAACTCATTCAGGtgagaagccctatgaatgtaaCGAGTGTGGGAAAACCTTCTGCCAGAAGACCCATCTCACCCTACACCAGAGGAATCATTCAGGAGAGAGACCCTATCCCTGTAACGAATGTGGGAAATCCTTCTCCCGCAAGTCTGCCCTGAGTGACCACCAGAGAACGCATACGGGAGAGAAACTTtacaaatgtaatgaatgtgggaaatcctACTACCGAAAATCTACCCTCATTACACATCAGAGGACCCACACGGGAGAGAAACCCTATCAGTGCAGTGAGTGCGGGAAGTTCTTCTCTCGGGTGTCGTACCTCACTATACATTATAGAAGTCACTTAgaagagaaaccctatgaatgtaatgagTGTGGGAAAACCTTCAATTTAAATTCAGCCTTCATTAGACATCGGAAAGTACACACAGATGAGAAACCCCACGAATGTAGTGAATGCGGAAAACTCTCTCAATTCTCGTATCTCACTGACCATCCTGCGGCTCTTTTAGGGGACAAACCCTATGAATGTAGCGAATGTGGGAAAATCTTCCTTGACAGTTCAGCCTTCAGTGGGCACCAGTCACTTCCAAAAGGGGAGAAATCCTATGAATGTAACATCTGTGGAAAATTGTTCTCGGAGTTGTCGTACTATACTATACATTACAGAAGTCACTCTGAAGAGAAACCCTATggatgcagtgaatgtgggaaaaccTTCTCCCATAATTCATCCCTCTTTAGACATCAAAGAGTGcacacaggagagaagccctACGAGTGTTACGAATGTGGGAAGTTCTTCTCTCAGAAGTCCTATCTCACCATCCACCACCGGATCCATTCGggagagaagccctatgaatgtaGTAAATGTGGGAAAGTCTTCTCTCGGATGTCAAACCTCACTGTGCACTACAGAAGCCATTCaggagagaagccctatgaatgtaaTGAGTGTGGGAAAGTCTTTTCTCAGAAGTCCTACCTCACTGTACACTATAGGACTCATTCAGGAGAGAAACCCTACGAATGTAACGAGTGTGGGAAAAAATTCCACCACAGGTCAGCCTTCAATAGCCATCAGAGAATTCACAGGAGAGGGAATGTGAATGTACTGGATGTGGAGAATCTTCTGTGA